GTCTCCACCGGCCCGAACGGCGAGGGTTACGAGGCCATCGAGGGCTCGGACGTCGTGGTGATCACCGCCGGTCTGCCCCGCAAGCCGGGCATGAGCCGGATGGACCTGCTGGAGACCAACGCCAAGATCGTCCGGCAGGTTTCGGAGAACGTCGCCAAGTTCGCGCCGAACGCCGTGGTCATCGTGGTGTCCAACCCGCTGGACGAGATGACCGCGCTGGCTCAGATCGCCACCCAGTTCCCGCGCAACCGGGTGCTCGGCCAGGCCGGCATGCTCGACACCGCCCGGTTCTCCAACTTCGTCGCCGAGGCGCTCGGCGTGCCGGTGCGGTCGGTGAAGACCCTCACCCTGGGCTCGCACGGCGACACCATGGTGCCGGTCCCGTCGCGCAGCACCGTCGACGGCAAGCCGCTGCGGGACGTGCTGCCGGCCGAGCAGATCGAGGAGCTGGTGGTCAAGACCCGCAACGGCGGGGCCGAGGTGGTCGCCCTGCTCAAGAC
The sequence above is a segment of the Micromonospora sp. WMMD882 genome. Coding sequences within it:
- the mdh gene encoding malate dehydrogenase, encoding MGKKVTVVGAGFYGSTTAQRLAEYDVFDTVVITDIVEGKPAGLALDLNQSRAIEGFETKVVGVSTGPNGEGYEAIEGSDVVVITAGLPRKPGMSRMDLLETNAKIVRQVSENVAKFAPNAVVIVVSNPLDEMTALAQIATQFPRNRVLGQAGMLDTARFSNFVAEALGVPVRSVKTLTLGSHGDTMVPVPSRSTVDGKPLRDVLPAEQIEELVVKTRNGGAEVVALLKTGSAYYAPSAAAARMAKAVAEDSGEVMPVCAWVDGEYGISGVYLGVEAALGADGVKRVVETDLDADELASLKEAAEAVRAKQSDVASM